The following nucleotide sequence is from Mytilus edulis chromosome 13, xbMytEdul2.2, whole genome shotgun sequence.
GACGTCATGAAAGCTTTCCCCAGTGATGACCTAGGTAAAGACTTGAAACAGTTGGACTTGTGTTCAGATATATTACCTACTCAACAAAGTCTAGGTATAACATGGGATCTTCATTCCGATAATTTTGTGTTTCATGTAAATAATGATGTCAAACCTATAACACGAAGAGGACTCCTATCTTCAATAAACAGTTTGTTTGACCCTTTGGGTTTCGTATCACCTATTGTGATTAGCGGTAAAATTCTTCTCCGTGAAGTAGTTCCACCTGGAACTGACTGGGATGAACCGTTAAGTTCTGAACATGCTGATAGATGGAACCTTTGGCTTGAGTCTTTGAAATCTCTTGGCAATTTTGAAATTCCACGAATGATTACTCCTGAATCAGTGTCGACAGCGCACCATCTTGAGATTCATATTTTTTGTGATGCTTCCGAACAAGCAATTTCTTCAGTAGCCTATTTGAAATCCGTTAATGAGACTGGAAATACATCTTTAGGTTTTCTGATGGGAAAAACAAAACTAGCACCTCTGAAAGGTCACACAATTCCTAGATTGGAACTTTGTGCTGCTGTTCTTGGCGCTGAGTTAGGTGAAGTCATTTGCGACAACATGAAGCTTTTACCGGAGACTTGTCATTACTACACGGACAGTCAAGTTGTCCTAGGATATATTAGCAATACCAAAAGACGATTTTTCACTTACGTCACAAATCGTGTtgaaaaaaattcacaaaacGTCAAATCCGTCTCAGTGGTCCTACATATCAACTGATCAGAATCCAGCTGATGCCGGAACTAGATTTTCAAGCTCACCAGATATGATTCTTGTCACTAGATGGATAACAGGTCCGACATGTTTATCATCACATGATGTTAAGATTGAAGACAATTCTTATCCGTTAGTAACACCAACTGAGGACAAGGAAATTCGTCCTTTAGTATTATCTAAGAAAACAGTTATTCGAAATCCAGATATCGGTTGTCATCGTTTTACGAATTTTTCAAGTTTGAAAGCTCTCATTAGGGCAGTTTCCTTTTTGAGACATTTTGTATGTACTTGGAAATCAAAACGTTCTAGTCAAAAAGTGTCTGAAGACAAAGATagtccaaaatttcaaaaggaGACCGAATCTTTTATAATTCGTCAAATTCAGAATGAGATTTTTGAAAAGGAAATTTACAATTTGAACGAACACAAACCAATTTCAAAGGAACGCTCAATGTTGAAATTAGATCCGTTTGTTGATGAACACGGAGTGGTTAGAGTAGGAGGTAGACTCAAACATTCAGATTTGACACTTGGTGAGAAACATCCGATACTTATTCCTGGTAATCATCACTTCGCCAAACTTATTGTCTTACATTATCACAAACAAATTAGACATCAAGGACGTCATTTAACGGAAGGCAGTATCAGAAGTGCAGGATTTTGGATAATTGGTCTTAAGCGCCTAGTTAACACTGTTATTTCCGAATGTGTATTGTGTCGTAGATTTCGTGGTAACCTTATGACTCAAAAAATTTCTGATTTACCGGAGGAACGACTGAAATCGTGCCCACCTTTTACTTACGTTGGAGTGGATTGTTTTGGTCCTTGGGACATTGTAACTAGACGAACTCGTGGAGGAAGCGTCAACTCAAAACGATGGGCTGTACTATTTTCATGTATGTCATCTAGAGCTGTACACATTGAGGTTATTGAAGAGATGAGCACCTCATCTTTTATTAATGCGCTACGACGGTTCGTGTCATTAAGAGGCAAAGTTGAGGAATTCTTTTCCGACCGAGGGACAAATTTCGTTGGAGCAGCGAATGAACTTGGAATTCCTGCAATATGTGTGGAAGATAGAACTTTGAAAACCTTTCTTAACGAAAAAGGTACTGTTTGGAAGTTCAATACCCCATATTCGTCACATATGGGAGGCTCGTGGGAACGACTCATAGGCATTGCTCGCCGCATTATTGACTCTATTCTTTATGATGCAAGACACAACAAACTAACACACGAGGTTCTGTGCACCTTTATGGCGGAAACAACGGCCATCATGAACTCTCGTCCATTGATTCCAATTTCATCAGACCCTGATTCACCGTGTGTTTTGTCGCCAAATGCTCTGCTAACTACCAAAACCATTGACTGTGATGAAGATTTTAGTCATTTGAACATTCGAGATGTATACACTACTCAATGGAAATTCGTTCAAGTATTAGCTGAACAGTTTTGGACTCAGTGGCGTTGCGAGTACTTACAAACGTTGCAATCTCGACGAAAATGGCAACAAACTCAGGAGAACATTAAAGAAGGTGATACCGTTATTCTCAAGGATGGTGATCAACACAGAAACCTTTGGCCAATAGGACTTATTGAACATATATTTCCTAGTAAAGACAATTTAGTTAGGAAGGTGTTAGTAAGAACAATCAGAGATGGACAAGTTCGTGTATATGTGCGACCAATCACACAGACTGTTCTTTTGTGTCGCAATGCATTGTAAAAGACTGATATTATTGAGTTTTTGTCTGTATTATTGACATTAGTTAGTTAAACTAATTTTTGAGGGTTTATATGTATTGAaggtcatatttttctttttatgaatgtggtgatatttttcatatcagacgGGGAGTGTTCtgtttgtatatcatatttattatcagtaaattaattactttcatttttgagaactttaattgtttactttcatTTTGACCTTATGTGattgtactttcactttcactttaaagttactttcactttcacttttacTTTTGTTGATATCCTGTTTCCTGTTTTGAATTGTGAACCACAATGACATTGGACCAATGTTAATCTTTATCTAGCGAGTAGCTTTACCATCCGTTTATGGCAAACCACTATGTAAGTTAAATATTTATTACTAAggtttatattttgtatgtgcatatttatttttgatgcaaATAAGTTAATTATGAAGTTCTAGAGCAAAGTATTTACATACATTTTTCCTATGATATTTTGAGTAAGGAACCCCGTCTGAGCTATATTTCTAGTGTTTCTGTTCAAGCATTTGTCAAGTTTGAATATTTCATAAcacattcatttatttaatttgattttgaagttGTTAAATGCTGTTTTTTGTATCTACTAAACTTGCTCAACTATGTCAATTTTAAGCTAGAAAACTAcacttttattgttgtatttttggTTCAATATAATAGCCTTTCCAAATATTATATGGTATTTTCATTCTTGTTGCAGCTTTTTACCTGCATACACAGTTGTCTTTATGAATAAACTTTAATATGAGCAACGGTGTTTATGGTTATCTATCTGCTGAGCACCTCTGCGGAATatccaagtacctatgactttttataccttttcAGAAATTCTCCAGATATGAAATCTTTTACTAAAATTCT
It contains:
- the LOC139500167 gene encoding uncharacterized protein, with protein sequence MILVTRWITGPTCLSSHDVKIEDNSYPLVTPTEDKEIRPLVLSKKTVIRNPDIGCHRFTNFSSLKALIRAVSFLRHFVCTWKSKRSSQKVSEDKDSPKFQKETESFIIRQIQNEIFEKEIYNLNEHKPISKERSMLKLDPFVDEHGVVRVGGRLKHSDLTLGEKHPILIPGNHHFAKLIVLHYHKQIRHQGRHLTEGSIRSAGFWIIGLKRLVNTVISECVLCRRFRGNLMTQKISDLPEERLKSCPPFTYVGVDCFGPWDIVTRRTRGGSVNSKRWAVLFSCMSSRAVHIEVIEEMSTSSFINALRRFVSLRGKVEEFFSDRGTNFVGAANELGIPAICVEDRTLKTFLNEKGTVWKFNTPYSSHMGGSWERLIGIARRIIDSILYDARHNKLTHEVLCTFMAETTAIMNSRPLIPISSDPDSPCVLSPNALLTTKTIDCDEDFSHLNIRDVYTTQWKFVQVLAEQFWTQWRCEYLQTLQSRRKWQQTQENIKEGDTVILKDGDQHRNLWPIGLIEHIFPSKDNLVRKVLVRTIRDGQVRVYVRPITQTVLLCRNAL